A genomic segment from Tessaracoccus defluvii encodes:
- a CDS encoding cytochrome c biogenesis CcdA family protein, with protein MVGYAGAFLGGVAAVLSPCAALLLPAFLAYAFSGARLLGRTALFYLGTLLTLVPLGLGAGALGSLVTVHRSTLALVGGVLLIVFGVVTALGIRLPIPGVAQRGDPRSAAGAVLLGATYGLAGACTGPLLGAVLTVAAVGGSPVYGGLLLAVFAAGMVLPLLLLAALWERFRLGERLRHREVKLGPLTTSVTGLVSGGLFIVVGVLFLTTDATAALGGLLGGAQQYQLESWLRAVGDRIPDIAVVLVIAATVGLVLWRRLSRRPAEDEQVG; from the coding sequence ATGGTCGGCTACGCAGGCGCCTTTCTCGGTGGCGTCGCGGCGGTGCTCAGCCCGTGCGCGGCGCTGCTGCTGCCCGCCTTCCTCGCCTACGCGTTCTCCGGTGCCCGGCTGCTCGGCAGGACCGCACTCTTCTATCTCGGGACGCTGCTCACGCTCGTTCCCCTCGGCCTCGGCGCCGGGGCGCTGGGGTCGCTGGTGACGGTCCACCGCTCGACCCTTGCCCTGGTCGGCGGTGTGCTGCTGATCGTGTTCGGCGTCGTCACCGCCCTCGGTATCCGGCTTCCGATTCCCGGTGTCGCCCAGCGCGGCGATCCGCGTTCCGCGGCGGGCGCCGTCCTCCTTGGCGCGACCTACGGGCTCGCCGGCGCCTGCACGGGCCCGCTTCTCGGTGCGGTGTTGACGGTCGCGGCGGTCGGTGGGAGCCCCGTCTACGGCGGGCTGCTGCTCGCCGTGTTCGCCGCGGGCATGGTGCTGCCGCTGCTGCTGCTCGCGGCCCTGTGGGAGAGGTTCCGCCTGGGGGAGCGGCTGCGTCATCGGGAGGTGAAGCTCGGGCCGCTGACGACGTCGGTGACGGGCCTCGTCTCGGGCGGGCTGTTCATCGTCGTCGGGGTCCTGTTCCTCACCACAGACGCCACCGCGGCGCTGGGTGGCCTCCTGGGCGGAGCCCAGCAGTACCAGCTGGAGAGTTGGCTGCGCGCGGTGGGCGACAGGATTCCCGACATTGCGGTGGTCCTCGTCATCGCGGCGACCGTGGGCCTGGTGTTGTGGCGGCGGCTGTCGCGTCGCCCCGCGGAGGATGAGCAGGTCGGGTAG
- a CDS encoding M48 family metallopeptidase, protein MPAPTDYLLTHGGHRVEVTYKNVKNLRLRVLLGGRVVVSVPLGVPEHELRRFLDENHAWILRAQQRMRMAAPPQEQLVDGGRVQLWGAWRELVVADGDRASAREVDGRIIVTGADEEARARGIDALYRRELMARIPALREVWEERVGRRAAGLRLRRMTSRWGSCNTRTAMITLNTALAKRDPAALEYVLVHELVHLHERGHGPRFVAWMDALIPDWRARRLAMRGTP, encoded by the coding sequence ATGCCCGCTCCGACCGACTACCTGCTGACCCATGGAGGGCACCGCGTCGAGGTCACGTACAAGAACGTCAAGAACCTGCGGCTGCGCGTGCTGCTGGGCGGACGCGTCGTCGTCTCTGTGCCACTCGGGGTGCCCGAGCACGAACTTCGCCGATTCCTCGACGAGAATCACGCCTGGATCCTGCGGGCGCAGCAGCGGATGCGCATGGCCGCCCCACCCCAGGAGCAACTGGTCGACGGCGGACGGGTCCAGTTGTGGGGCGCGTGGCGCGAGCTGGTCGTGGCCGACGGCGACAGGGCTTCTGCGCGGGAGGTCGACGGACGGATCATCGTTACGGGCGCCGACGAGGAGGCACGTGCCCGAGGCATCGACGCCCTCTACCGCCGGGAGCTGATGGCCCGGATCCCCGCTCTGCGGGAAGTGTGGGAGGAGCGCGTCGGGCGACGCGCGGCAGGGCTGCGGTTGAGACGGATGACGTCACGCTGGGGCAGCTGCAACACACGCACGGCCATGATCACGCTCAACACGGCCCTCGCCAAGCGAGACCCGGCCGCGCTCGAGTACGTCCTGGTGCACGAGCTGGTGCACCTGCACGAGCGTGGCCACGGGCCCCGCTTCGTCGCCTGGATGGATGCCCTGATACCTGATTGGCGGGCGCGCAGGCTGGCGATGCGAGGCACGCCGTGA
- a CDS encoding 3-methyladenine DNA glycosylase: MTVLSGAEWRAAATAHRERAAAELADVIHRRDRAVKHPIDDFLFHYYNLRPSYLMAWYPGAGVTLADAVDFPLGAFHRRDGDEVRLDVETFLAKRGATAETALTLLEATAGATPRFGCFGMHEWAMVYRLAPGETRHPYLQLRFPPERVAEIVEDVGCRCSHFDAFRFFTPDAVPLNTMEPTRQTQVLLDQPGCLHVNMDLYRWAGKLSPAVPSDLLFETFLLARDIRVTDMAASAYDLADWGVEPVRVETAEGRSEYARRQREFAERAAPLRARLIGVLEPLLRDPARTGHSREGSVQPAG; this comes from the coding sequence GTGACCGTCCTGTCCGGAGCCGAGTGGAGAGCAGCCGCGACGGCGCACCGGGAGCGGGCAGCCGCAGAGCTTGCCGACGTCATTCATCGCCGCGACAGGGCCGTCAAGCATCCGATCGACGACTTCCTGTTCCACTACTACAACCTGCGCCCCAGCTACCTGATGGCCTGGTACCCGGGGGCGGGGGTCACGCTGGCCGACGCCGTCGACTTCCCGCTCGGGGCCTTCCATCGGCGTGACGGCGACGAAGTGCGCCTCGACGTCGAGACGTTCCTGGCCAAACGGGGCGCAACGGCCGAGACTGCGCTGACACTGCTGGAGGCCACCGCCGGCGCGACGCCCCGGTTCGGCTGCTTCGGCATGCACGAATGGGCCATGGTCTACCGGTTGGCCCCGGGGGAGACCAGGCACCCGTACCTGCAGCTGAGGTTCCCGCCGGAGCGGGTCGCGGAGATCGTCGAGGACGTGGGGTGCCGCTGCAGCCACTTCGACGCGTTCCGCTTCTTCACACCGGATGCGGTGCCGCTGAACACGATGGAGCCGACCAGACAGACCCAGGTGCTGCTCGACCAGCCAGGGTGTCTGCACGTGAACATGGACCTGTACCGCTGGGCCGGAAAACTCTCCCCGGCCGTTCCGTCCGATCTCCTGTTCGAGACGTTCCTCCTTGCCCGCGACATCCGCGTCACGGACATGGCGGCCTCGGCCTATGACCTGGCCGACTGGGGCGTCGAACCCGTCCGTGTGGAGACGGCGGAAGGTCGCTCCGAGTACGCGAGAAGGCAGCGGGAGTTCGCGGAGAGGGCGGCACCCCTCCGGGCCCGGCTGATCGGGGTGCTGGAACCGCTGCTGCGGGATCCGGCACGGACGGGGCACTCGCGGGAAGGTTCGGTGCAACCGGCCGGGTAG
- a CDS encoding L,D-transpeptidase family protein — translation MTLLLPLRRVAAVATAGALLALSACAPDLRAVGDPGPAGSPAPGGTASPAPSPVASPSPSPTLTPTPTPTPSTPTAPPVVTPTVTALYSEGDDGDGVRELQHRLAQLEWFEGKITGDYETATRLAVEGFQGKRTLPATGEVDQATWDVLVKMTREPTHDEMYNIMRPGPTLLAEGATGDSVKDLQARLKQIAWYEAKIDGIYGAKTVEAVRGFQAKREIPVTGEVDQRTLDRLKAMTRRPTTDELNNVAPKPGTMSLDDRCLSGRVVCISKAQRKLAWVVDGEIQMTMDVRFGSELTPTRNGVFSVYWKSRNHVSKLYGSAMPWAMFFSGGQAVHYSADFAARGYNGSSHGCVNVRSKERIDALYSQVREGDTVVVYSG, via the coding sequence GTGACGCTCCTTCTTCCCCTGCGCCGCGTCGCTGCAGTGGCGACCGCTGGCGCCCTGCTGGCGCTGAGTGCCTGCGCACCCGACCTGCGCGCCGTCGGCGATCCCGGTCCCGCCGGGTCACCCGCGCCGGGAGGAACCGCCTCCCCGGCACCCAGCCCTGTCGCGTCGCCGTCGCCGTCGCCGACACTGACGCCCACGCCGACGCCGACACCCAGCACGCCAACCGCGCCGCCCGTCGTCACCCCGACCGTCACGGCCCTCTACTCCGAGGGTGACGACGGCGACGGCGTCCGCGAACTGCAGCACCGGCTCGCGCAGCTCGAGTGGTTCGAGGGGAAGATCACGGGCGACTATGAGACGGCAACGCGGCTGGCCGTCGAGGGCTTCCAGGGCAAGCGCACCCTGCCGGCGACCGGCGAGGTCGACCAGGCGACCTGGGACGTGCTGGTCAAGATGACCCGCGAACCCACCCACGACGAGATGTACAACATCATGAGGCCGGGGCCGACGCTGCTCGCCGAGGGAGCCACGGGGGACAGCGTCAAGGATCTGCAGGCCAGGCTGAAGCAGATCGCCTGGTACGAGGCGAAGATCGACGGCATCTACGGCGCCAAGACGGTGGAGGCCGTGCGCGGCTTCCAGGCCAAGCGTGAGATCCCCGTCACCGGCGAGGTGGACCAGCGCACCCTCGACCGGCTCAAGGCGATGACCAGACGGCCGACGACCGACGAACTCAACAACGTCGCTCCCAAGCCAGGCACGATGTCGCTGGACGACCGCTGCCTCTCCGGACGGGTGGTCTGTATCTCGAAGGCCCAGCGCAAGCTGGCCTGGGTGGTCGACGGCGAGATCCAGATGACGATGGATGTCCGGTTCGGGTCGGAGCTGACCCCCACCCGCAACGGCGTCTTCTCCGTCTACTGGAAGTCCCGCAACCATGTGTCGAAGCTGTACGGCTCGGCCATGCCCTGGGCGATGTTCTTCAGTGGCGGACAGGCCGTCCACTACTCGGCGGACTTCGCGGCGCGCGGCTACAACGGCTCCTCCCACGGCTGCGTGAACGTGCGCAGCAAGGAGCGGATCGACGCTCTCTACAGCCAGGTCCGCGAGGGGGACACAGTGGTCGTCTACTCCGGCTAG
- a CDS encoding DMT family protein, with protein MGIWLAVAMQVLSSFAFAGGAILQQLAVKSTFDPTARASSNRLTARGMLNLLRIPRWLLGLSLVFLGALIHLSALSFAPVTIVQPIGILAVPWAVIIAAKIHKHPLSGKLWAAVGVTIAGVAGFTLFSTTYATAEKFVTFPPMLISFAIVCVLAALLAYSATKAAPWARAMLWAATGATFYGLASGFMKTAIDLIVKHGHQFDGWRFIVTVVLIVVCFVLGVWLIQQGYASGPAEITVGTMTTVDPLIAVLFGLIVLGEGGNMGIGPMIGMALTGAVAVYGVVMLSKEHPDAIAEREAHEAEERGQSNASPH; from the coding sequence GTGGGTATCTGGCTGGCCGTGGCGATGCAGGTACTGTCTTCGTTCGCTTTCGCGGGCGGGGCGATCCTGCAGCAGTTGGCTGTCAAGAGCACATTCGACCCGACCGCCAGGGCCTCCTCGAACCGGCTGACGGCGCGAGGAATGCTCAATCTGCTGCGCATCCCCCGGTGGCTGCTCGGCCTGTCGCTGGTGTTCCTCGGTGCGCTGATCCACCTCTCCGCACTGTCGTTCGCGCCGGTGACCATCGTGCAGCCGATCGGCATCCTCGCCGTCCCGTGGGCCGTCATCATCGCGGCGAAGATCCACAAGCACCCGCTGTCGGGGAAGCTGTGGGCGGCCGTCGGAGTCACCATCGCCGGCGTCGCGGGATTCACGCTCTTCTCCACCACCTACGCGACTGCCGAGAAGTTCGTCACGTTCCCGCCCATGCTCATCTCATTCGCCATCGTGTGCGTGCTCGCGGCGCTGCTGGCGTACTCGGCCACCAAGGCCGCCCCGTGGGCGAGGGCGATGCTGTGGGCCGCGACGGGCGCCACCTTCTACGGCCTCGCCTCCGGGTTCATGAAGACCGCGATCGACCTCATCGTCAAGCACGGGCACCAGTTCGACGGCTGGCGGTTCATCGTCACGGTCGTCTTGATCGTGGTCTGCTTCGTGCTGGGCGTCTGGCTGATCCAGCAGGGCTACGCCTCCGGCCCGGCCGAGATCACCGTCGGCACCATGACCACCGTCGACCCACTGATCGCGGTCCTGTTCGGCCTGATCGTGCTGGGGGAGGGCGGCAACATGGGCATCGGGCCCATGATCGGCATGGCCCTCACCGGCGCCGTCGCCGTCTACGGTGTCGTGATGCTCAGCAAGGAGCACCCGGACGCGATCGCCGAACGCGAGGCGCACGAGGCCGAGGAGCGCGGCCAGTCGAACGCTAGCCCTCACTGA
- a CDS encoding cobalt-precorrin-6A reductase, translated as MILVLGGTTEGRELCAALDRRGISNLQSLAGRTSNPLLTASVRVGGFGGAEGLLRFLTERRVTTVVDATHPFAAGITRNAALACAAAGVRLLRVDRPGWAKHPHADRWAWVDSHAAAASTVVALGSRRVLLTVGRQHTLDYSPALDDRYVLARAAEPPSAPLPPAWRLELARGPFSLAGERRLFAEHQIDSLITKDSGGDATAAKLRVADEANAAVVMLRRPAPPEGVVLLPDVAAALALLSEG; from the coding sequence GTGATCCTTGTTCTGGGCGGCACGACGGAGGGCCGGGAGCTGTGCGCCGCACTCGACCGGCGCGGGATCTCGAATCTGCAGTCGCTCGCGGGCCGCACATCCAACCCGCTGCTCACGGCCTCCGTCCGGGTGGGCGGTTTCGGCGGGGCGGAGGGGCTGCTCCGGTTCCTCACCGAGCGGCGCGTCACTACCGTCGTCGACGCCACGCACCCCTTCGCGGCGGGCATCACCCGCAACGCAGCGCTGGCCTGCGCCGCAGCGGGCGTCCGGCTGCTGCGGGTGGATCGCCCCGGATGGGCGAAGCATCCTCACGCCGACAGGTGGGCCTGGGTCGACAGCCATGCGGCGGCCGCCTCCACGGTCGTAGCCCTCGGGTCACGCCGGGTGCTGCTGACGGTGGGACGCCAGCACACCCTCGACTATTCACCAGCGCTGGACGACCGCTACGTGCTGGCGAGGGCTGCCGAGCCGCCGTCGGCACCGCTTCCGCCTGCCTGGCGGCTGGAGCTGGCCCGCGGCCCCTTCTCACTGGCCGGTGAGCGCCGCCTGTTCGCGGAGCACCAGATCGACTCTCTCATCACGAAGGATTCCGGCGGGGACGCAACGGCAGCGAAACTGCGGGTAGCCGATGAGGCCAACGCCGCCGTCGTCATGCTCCGGCGCCCAGCGCCGCCCGAGGGCGTCGTACTGCTGCCTGACGTCGCGGCTGCCCTCGCCCTGCTCAGTGAGGGCTAG
- a CDS encoding histidine phosphatase family protein yields the protein MILHLLRHGQSVWNVEQRVQGQTPHVPLTAAGLRQAEEARERLRDAPLTAILSSDQVRARQTADVIAAAHRLPVRETVLLREQGLGYLEGRYYHQLEEEVTPAGVHVSEIRWGGGESMADVARRLRPLVDALRAEFVGDEQILLVSHGDTLRILLAILDGGGHRDVDWVTYAAWPNCHAETRTLDAVGGPKARGGL from the coding sequence GTGATCCTGCATCTTCTGCGCCACGGCCAGTCCGTGTGGAATGTTGAGCAACGGGTGCAGGGGCAGACGCCTCACGTGCCGCTGACCGCCGCCGGGCTTCGGCAGGCCGAGGAGGCCCGCGAACGCCTGCGCGACGCTCCGCTGACCGCCATCCTCAGCAGCGACCAGGTGAGGGCCCGCCAGACCGCCGACGTCATCGCCGCGGCCCACCGACTGCCCGTCCGGGAGACGGTCCTGCTGCGCGAGCAGGGGCTCGGCTACCTCGAGGGCCGCTACTACCACCAACTCGAGGAGGAGGTCACCCCCGCCGGGGTGCACGTCTCGGAGATACGGTGGGGCGGCGGCGAGTCGATGGCCGACGTGGCACGCCGGCTCCGGCCGCTGGTCGACGCGCTGCGCGCCGAGTTCGTCGGTGATGAACAGATCCTGCTCGTCTCACATGGCGACACGCTTCGTATCCTCCTCGCGATCCTCGACGGCGGCGGACACCGCGACGTCGACTGGGTCACGTACGCCGCCTGGCCGAACTGTCACGCCGAGACCCGCACACTGGACGCCGTGGGCGGGCCGAAGGCCCGCGGCGGCCTGTAG
- a CDS encoding cobalamin biosynthesis protein: MHHNLSRALGIAVGVLADRLFGDPHRHHPVAWFGTWASRVEKPLYADDRAHGAGFVVAAVAPVALVAMVVERSTRTHPVAHAAATAVTTWAVLGARSLAHEGEQMADRLDEADLEGARAQLGHLCGRDPAGLDESELARAVVESMAENTADAVVASLFWGAVSGIPGLVVHRCLNTLDAMFGHRNDRYGRFGTAAARLDDAADWLPARITGAAACMLAPVVDGDPAQAWRIMRRDAHDHPSPNGGWCEAAWAGALGVQLGGRNTYQDRVEERGLLGDGPRPTARELRKAATLVTAVTCAVTAAAVTVLTVVPRRGR, encoded by the coding sequence ATGCACCACAACCTCAGCCGCGCCCTCGGCATCGCCGTCGGGGTGCTGGCCGATCGCCTTTTCGGTGATCCGCATCGGCATCATCCCGTCGCCTGGTTCGGCACCTGGGCGTCCCGCGTGGAGAAGCCGCTGTACGCCGACGATCGCGCGCACGGTGCCGGATTCGTGGTGGCCGCCGTCGCGCCCGTCGCCCTCGTCGCGATGGTAGTGGAGCGGAGCACCCGCACGCATCCCGTCGCGCACGCGGCGGCGACGGCGGTGACGACCTGGGCCGTCCTTGGCGCGAGGAGCCTCGCCCATGAGGGCGAGCAGATGGCCGACCGACTCGACGAGGCGGATCTGGAGGGGGCTCGGGCCCAGCTCGGGCACCTGTGCGGAAGGGACCCGGCTGGCCTCGACGAGTCCGAACTGGCCCGCGCGGTCGTCGAGTCGATGGCCGAGAACACCGCCGACGCCGTCGTCGCATCGCTGTTCTGGGGTGCTGTCTCCGGGATCCCCGGGCTCGTGGTGCACCGGTGCCTCAACACACTCGACGCGATGTTCGGACACCGGAACGACCGCTACGGACGCTTCGGTACGGCCGCCGCGAGGCTTGACGACGCCGCCGACTGGCTACCCGCCCGGATCACAGGGGCCGCGGCCTGCATGCTTGCCCCCGTCGTCGACGGAGACCCGGCCCAGGCCTGGAGGATCATGCGGCGCGACGCGCACGACCACCCCTCGCCCAACGGCGGCTGGTGCGAGGCCGCGTGGGCCGGAGCGCTCGGCGTCCAGCTCGGCGGACGCAACACCTACCAGGATCGGGTGGAGGAGCGCGGCCTCCTCGGAGACGGCCCCCGCCCGACGGCGCGGGAGCTCCGGAAGGCCGCCACGCTGGTGACGGCCGTAACCTGCGCGGTGACGGCGGCCGCCGTCACCGTCCTGACCGTTGTCCCGCGGAGGGGCCGATGA
- a CDS encoding cobyric acid synthase: MTGLLIAGTSSDAGKSLFVTGLCRVARRRGIDVAPFKSQNMSNNSMVCLDGSEIGRAQYLQATAAGIVPSSLLNPVLLKPGTDRRSFVVLRGQPHGTLEAGEYATSRRHLAEAAYAAFEELAATHELVICEGAGSPAEINLRRGDYTNMGLARQFGLPTVLVGDIDRGGVLASIYGTWALLDDADRALLAGYVINKFRGDQSILDPGLDDISGRTGLTNYGVLRFLHGVWVDGEDALEVGRWRNDARDDSAGDLTVAVVRLPRISNATDVDALAQEPGVRVVVTVDPREVECADLVVLPGSRSTLSDLAWLRATGIADAIVARAAAARPVLGICGGFQMLARTIDDGVEGDGVADGLGLLPADIAFHTEKVLGRPQGTWRGHAVDGYTIHHGRPAVDAGAEPFLGGAHAGSVWGTMWHGSLESDGFRRAWLAAVAREAGSAWEPRDDGGGFQALRELMIETTADAIEEHIRVDDLLGLAR; the protein is encoded by the coding sequence ATGACTGGACTGCTGATCGCGGGGACCTCCTCCGATGCGGGGAAGAGCCTCTTCGTCACCGGTCTGTGCCGCGTGGCGCGCCGGCGCGGCATTGACGTCGCGCCCTTCAAGTCGCAGAACATGAGCAACAACTCGATGGTCTGCCTCGACGGCTCCGAAATCGGGCGGGCACAGTACCTGCAGGCGACGGCGGCCGGTATCGTCCCGTCGTCGTTGCTGAACCCGGTGCTGCTGAAGCCGGGAACGGACCGCAGATCGTTCGTGGTTCTCCGCGGCCAGCCGCACGGCACTCTCGAAGCCGGGGAGTACGCCACGTCGCGTAGGCACCTCGCCGAGGCGGCCTACGCGGCCTTCGAGGAGCTCGCCGCCACCCACGAGCTCGTCATCTGCGAGGGCGCCGGCTCGCCAGCCGAGATCAACCTGCGCAGGGGTGACTACACCAACATGGGGTTGGCCAGGCAGTTCGGGCTGCCGACGGTGCTCGTGGGAGACATCGACCGCGGCGGGGTGCTCGCCTCCATCTACGGCACCTGGGCCTTGCTCGACGACGCCGACAGGGCACTGCTGGCCGGCTACGTGATCAACAAGTTCAGGGGCGACCAGTCGATCCTCGACCCCGGTCTGGACGACATTTCCGGCCGCACGGGGCTCACCAACTACGGCGTCCTCCGGTTCCTGCACGGCGTCTGGGTCGACGGCGAGGATGCGCTGGAGGTCGGCCGCTGGCGCAACGACGCCAGGGACGATTCCGCCGGCGACCTTACCGTCGCAGTCGTCCGCCTCCCGCGCATCTCGAATGCGACGGATGTCGACGCGCTCGCCCAGGAGCCAGGGGTCAGAGTCGTCGTCACCGTCGATCCGCGGGAGGTGGAATGCGCCGACCTGGTCGTGCTGCCCGGCTCCAGGTCGACGCTCAGCGACCTGGCCTGGCTGCGGGCGACCGGCATCGCTGACGCCATTGTCGCCCGCGCCGCCGCAGCCCGCCCCGTGCTCGGCATCTGCGGTGGCTTCCAGATGCTCGCCCGCACCATCGACGACGGTGTGGAGGGCGACGGCGTCGCGGATGGGCTGGGCCTCCTCCCCGCCGACATCGCGTTCCATACCGAGAAGGTGCTCGGCCGCCCGCAGGGCACTTGGCGGGGCCACGCCGTCGACGGCTACACCATCCACCATGGCCGCCCCGCCGTCGACGCAGGCGCCGAGCCGTTCCTGGGTGGCGCCCACGCCGGCTCTGTCTGGGGCACCATGTGGCACGGCTCGCTGGAGAGCGACGGGTTCCGCCGGGCCTGGCTGGCTGCTGTGGCCCGCGAGGCCGGCTCCGCCTGGGAGCCGCGCGACGACGGCGGCGGCTTCCAGGCGCTGCGGGAACTGATGATCGAGACGACCGCGGACGCCATCGAGGAACATATCCGGGTCGACGACCTCCTGGGGTTGGCCCGCTGA
- the cobI gene encoding precorrin-2 C(20)-methyltransferase, translated as MAHPQLVGVGVGPGDPELVTVKAVRLLASADIVLVPATEESGDGPGRAEQIVTANCPDARILRIPFSMACRSGISEKRKASWQTSADAAVGAFREGADIVVFATVGDPSVYSTFSYLAAHVVELLPDVEIQVVPGVTAMQALAAESRTPLVEGTETLALVPVTAGMERFAELLDAVDTVVAYKGGRHLHEVAAAIRGKGRDAVLGVNIGLDHQELHRLSDLDDDRAAPYFSTVLAPARRGETTGGRL; from the coding sequence GTGGCGCATCCCCAACTGGTCGGCGTAGGCGTAGGCCCCGGCGACCCCGAGCTCGTGACCGTGAAGGCGGTCCGGCTGCTCGCATCGGCAGACATCGTTTTGGTACCGGCGACGGAGGAGTCCGGCGACGGGCCAGGCCGGGCTGAGCAGATCGTCACCGCTAACTGCCCTGACGCCAGGATCCTGCGCATCCCCTTCTCGATGGCCTGCAGGAGCGGGATCAGCGAGAAGCGCAAGGCGTCCTGGCAGACGTCCGCCGACGCCGCCGTCGGGGCCTTCCGTGAGGGCGCTGACATCGTCGTGTTCGCGACGGTGGGCGACCCCAGCGTCTACTCCACGTTCTCCTACCTGGCAGCCCACGTGGTTGAACTCCTACCCGATGTCGAGATCCAGGTGGTGCCCGGGGTCACCGCGATGCAGGCGCTGGCTGCTGAGAGCCGCACCCCGCTGGTCGAGGGCACCGAGACTCTTGCGCTGGTTCCCGTGACCGCCGGGATGGAGAGGTTCGCGGAGCTGCTGGACGCGGTCGACACTGTCGTCGCGTACAAGGGGGGACGGCACCTCCATGAGGTGGCAGCCGCCATCCGCGGCAAGGGCCGCGACGCCGTGCTTGGCGTCAACATCGGCCTCGACCACCAGGAGTTGCACCGGCTCAGTGACCTCGACGACGACCGGGCCGCCCCGTACTTCAGCACCGTACTCGCCCCCGCCCGCCGTGGAGAGACGACGGGGGGACGGCTGTGA
- the cobM gene encoding precorrin-4 C(11)-methyltransferase translates to MRGKVVFVGAGPGADDLITVRGARVIAEADIVIWASSLVHPGIVATTKPGALIVDSATEALEDTEAHYRRAAEEGLLVARVHTGDPSIYGATGEQYEQCRQLGLDYETVPGVSAYSATAARMNAEITIPEVCQSFILTRLEGGRTPMPPRETVRGFAAHGATMALYLSAARNKQLQAELLAGGYPPETPCIVGYRVTWPDEMMLRCRLDDLSATMREHKLWKHTIVMVGPALAEGHSGTRSHLYHPGFRHEYRAADPEAKSDLRANGAGAVHTQETTP, encoded by the coding sequence GTGAGGGGGAAGGTGGTGTTCGTCGGCGCAGGCCCCGGCGCGGACGACCTGATCACGGTCCGCGGCGCCCGCGTGATTGCCGAGGCCGACATCGTCATCTGGGCGTCGTCGCTGGTCCACCCCGGGATCGTAGCCACCACCAAGCCCGGTGCGCTGATCGTCGACTCGGCCACCGAGGCGCTGGAGGATACCGAGGCCCACTACCGGCGCGCCGCCGAGGAGGGGCTGCTGGTGGCCCGCGTGCACACAGGCGACCCGTCGATCTACGGCGCGACAGGCGAACAGTACGAGCAGTGCCGCCAGCTCGGCCTCGACTACGAGACGGTCCCAGGAGTCTCGGCCTACTCGGCCACCGCCGCCCGCATGAACGCCGAGATCACCATCCCCGAGGTGTGCCAGTCGTTCATCCTCACCCGGCTGGAGGGCGGACGCACACCCATGCCGCCCCGCGAAACCGTCCGCGGGTTCGCGGCCCACGGGGCGACGATGGCGCTCTACCTGTCCGCGGCCCGCAACAAGCAGCTGCAGGCGGAGCTGCTGGCCGGCGGCTACCCGCCGGAGACACCCTGCATCGTCGGCTACCGTGTGACCTGGCCCGACGAGATGATGCTGCGTTGCCGTCTCGACGATCTGTCGGCCACCATGCGCGAACACAAGCTGTGGAAGCACACCATCGTCATGGTCGGCCCCGCCCTGGCCGAGGGGCACAGCGGCACCCGCTCCCACCTCTATCATCCCGGCTTCCGGCACGAGTACCGCGCCGCCGACCCCGAAGCGAAATCCGACCTGCGCGCCAACGGTGCCGGCGCGGTCCACACCCAGGAGACGACGCCATGA